The DNA region TACGTCGCCGGCCAGGAGGGCTACCAGGACAACAGCATCAGCTTCGACCCCGAGGCCGCCCAACGGGAGCTCGACGAGCTCGGCTGGCGGCTCAACGGACAGTTCCGCGAGAAGGACGGACGAACCCTGACCATCCGCGACGTCTTCTACGACGCCCGCAGCACCCGGGCCATCGCGCAGATCGCACAGAGCAACCTGGCACAAATCGGTGTCAACCTGGAACTCGTCCCGGCCGCCGGCGGCAAACTCTTCACCGACTTCGTCCTACCCGGCAACTTCGACATCGCCCAATTCGCCTGGGGCGGAGATGCATTTCCGTTGTCGAGCCTGACCCAGATCTATGCGTCCAACGGCGAGAGCAACTACGCCAACATCGGCAGCCCGGAAATCGACGCGAAAATCGAACAGACCCTCTCTGAGCTGGATCCAGAAACCGCGCGGACGCTGGCCAACGAACTCGACACGATGATCTGGGCAGAAGGACACAGCCTGCCGCTGTTTCAGGCCCCGGGCAACGTTGCGGTACGCAGCACGCTGGCCAACTACGGACCCGCCGGCATCGGCGACCTGAACTACACCGCCATCGGCTTCATGAACTAGGGCAGCATCGACTCGACCCGCACCGCGACGGTGACCGCGCCGACCAGCAGCCGAACGGTGGTATTGGCCGGTAACGCGTCGAGTTCGTGGCCCCGAACCGCCAACTGGTGCAGCGAGTCCGCGGCAGCGGCCAGGCAGACCTGCAGCGCGGCGGGCTCACGCGTGTCGAGAATGCTGTGCCCGGCGGTGGGCAGCTCGACGAGCACCGAGTCGGGGATCAGGCCGGCGACGCGGTGGGCCACCTGCGGAGGTGTGGTGAGGTCGAGCCCGCCGGACAGGACCGCAGTCGGCCAGCCGAACGCCGGCATGGCGGCGCGCAGATCGACCGGTTCGGCTTCGAATTCGATGTCACCGGAGGCTGTCTCGCGAAGGACGACCGCAGGATCGAGCGGTAAGCCGTCGGGTTGGGCTCCGTAGTTGAGCTCACGGTAGGCGATGCGCTCGACCAGATCGGGCTCATGGTGATAGAGCGTCTTGCGCTCCAGCAGCAGGCGGGTGCCCCGCTCGACGGTGGACCACAGCCGACGATGACCGGCCGCGAGCAGGTCCAGTTGACGCTGCAGTACGTCGGGCCCGGCGGCACCGAACAGTTCGGTGACCAGTCCGACGTCGCGCGGCACCAGCCTCGCGTCGGCGACCAGAGCGCGGATGGTTGCCGCCAGTTCGGCGGTGCCCGGCGAGGCGCCGTCCCACAGCACGCGCCGGATCTGGGCGCGCACGTCGTCGATGTCGCCGGCGCACAGCAGCGGGGAGTCGAGCACCATCGCATGGATGCGGTTCGGGTGCCGTACACCCAGGCCGGCGGCCAGGTAGGAACCGTAGGACGCCCCGTACACGATGGCCCGGCCCACCCCGGCGTCATCGAGAACCGCGGCGATGTCACCGAGCACCGCGTCGACGGTCAGCGCCTCCGGCACAAGGTCGGCCCCGGCGTCGTCGTGCCGGGACAGTCCGACGCCGCGATGCTCGACCATGATCACGTCCAGACCGGCCGCTGCGGCGCGCCGGCGAAACGCCCGGTACAGCGCAACCGAGGCCGCTCCGGGGCCTCCGGGGATGACGACCAACGGGTGCGCGGACCGGCCTCCGACCCGCACGTAGTAGACGTCGAAGTGCTCGTCCCCGCCGTCGCGCACCGGGCGGCGCACTGCACGCACCCCCGGTAGCGCCGCAAGCCTGCGGTGGAGCCGACGGCGGCGCGCGGTCATCGTCATCACGTCCCATTGTGCCGGGTCAGGGTGAGCGCCTCCTCGCGGTTCGGTTCGTGCTGAGCGAAACGGGTGCGCTGCGATGGCAGGCCTCGGTAGAACCGGCTCATGACCTCAGTGCACGAGACCATTTCGTCGGAGCTGCCCGGATCGGCGGCCTTCACCGCCCTGCTGGCGCAGATCAAGGCCGGCGCAAGAGACCGAGACCTCAACGACGAGAACCCTTTTGAGCAGGTCGCCGCGCTCAAGCGAGCCGGCTTCGGCACGCTGCGGCTGCCCGCGGACCTGGGCGGAGCGGGATTGTCGGTCCGGCAGCTGTTCGCCACGATCATCGACGTCGCCCGTGCCGATCCGATTGTGGCGCACATCTTCCGCACCCACTTCTGGTTCGTCGAGGAGCGGCTGCGCACCGCCGACGATCCGGTGTCGCGGGGATGGCTGAGCAAGGTCGCAGGCGGCAGCCTGTTCGGCAACGCGTTCAGCGAGAAAGGTGCCCATGCCGTCGGCAGCCTGGTGTTCAACACCCGGTTGCTGCCCGCCGAGGGGGGTGGCTACCGGCTCACCGGCGAGAAGTTCTACAGCACCGGAACGCTGTTCTCGGACTATCTGACCGTCACGGCCACCACCGATCACGACTCGGTCGCCACCGTCATCGTTCCGGCGGATCGCGACGGGGTATGGATCATCGACGACTGGGACGGCTTCGGACAACGCCGCACCGGCACCGGGACGACGACCTTCACCGACGTGGTCGTCACGTCCGAGGAGGTGCTCAGTGACATCCCCTACGACGCTGATCCGGTGCCCACCGTGCAGTACGCGTCGCTGCAGTTGTTCATCCACGCGGTGGTCGCCGGGATTCTGGAGTCCGTGGTCGACGACGGCGTCGCGCTATTGCGTTCCCGGGAACGCAATTTCAGTCACGCAGCCGCGGAACGACCGACCGACGATCCGTTGCTGCAGCGCCAGCTCGGCGAGCTGGCCAGCGTCGCCTATGTCGCCCGCGCCGCAGTGCTCGATGCGGCAGCCGCGATCGAGGCGGCCAACGCCTCACAGCGGGCCGGCGTGCCCGATGCCGAGCTGGCCGCTGCGGCACAGCTGAAAGTTGCCAAGGTCAAGGTCCACCTCGACGACATCGCACCGACGGCCGCGAGCCGACTGCTGGAGCTGGGCGGAGCCAGCGCGGCCAGCCGCACCCTCAACCTCGATCGCCATTGGCGCAACATCCGCACCATCACGCTGCACAACCCGGTCGGGTACAAGGCGCGGGTTATCGGCCAGAATCTGTTGCACGGCACGGAGATTCCGGCCAACGCGTACTTCTGAGGCAATCAGGAGGTGATCAGATCGGCAGCCTTCTCGCCGATCAGCATCGAGGGCGCCTGGGTATGGCCGCGAATGATCGTCGGCATCACCGACGCATCGGCCACCCGCAGCGCCGTCACACCGCGCACCCGCAACTGCGGGTCGACGACGCTGGCGTCGTCACGGCCCATCCGACAGGTGCCGACGGGGTGATACAGCGTGTGCGACAGCGATTCCAGCGCTCTACCGAGGGTGTCGTCGTCGAGGATCGACGCGTCGAGCGGGCGGGCGATCCGGCCCACGATGTCCTTGAGCGCGGGTGCCCGGGCGATGTCGGCGCACATCCGCAGTCCGGCCATCAGGGCTGCCCGGTCGGCGCCGGCATCGTCGGTGAGGTAGCGCGGATCGATGGCCGGCTTGTCATGCGGATCGGAGGAGCGCAGCGCGATCGTTCCATGGCTGCGCGGCTTGAGCAGGATCGGGCCCATCACCACTGCGTGGCCCACGTACGGGTCACCGATGCCCTCGTCGAAATACGGTGCAGGAGCGAAGATCAGCTCCAGGTCAGGCAGGTCCAGGTCCGGTCTGCTCTTGACGAAGCCGTAGGCCTCCCCCACGTTCGAGGTCAGCATTCCGCGCCGGCGCACCAAGTAGTTGACGAGCTCCAGAGGTTTCTGAGCGTCGGTCAGTGAGCCATAGGGAATGTCGAAGCCCAGCGGCACCACCAGGTGGTCGAGCAGATTGGTGCCGACCTCCGGTGAATGGGCAACGGTGACGATGCCCAGCCGGGCCAACCGGTCGTGATCGCCGATGCCGGAGAGCATCAGCAGCTGTGGGGTGTTGATCGCTCCGGCACACAGCACCACCTCGCGGCGTGCGGTGACCACCGTCCGACCGGACTTGCCGTCGAACTCGACGCCGATGGCACGGTTGCCGGCGATAACCACCCGGGTCGCTGTCGCCTCGGTCAGCACAGTGAGGTTCTTGCGCTTGCGGATCGGCTTGAGGTAGGCATCGGCGCAGCTGAAGCGGGAACCGCGGCGCTGCGTCACCCGGGTCTGGCAGAAACCCTGCGGTTGCCCCTGGTTGGGTTCCTCGACGCGGTGGCCGCATTGCTCGGCCGCCGTCAGCCAGGCCGCCGTCGCTGCGCGCGGGCTGCGCTGGGGCGAGATGACCAGCGGACCGGACTCGATGCGGTGCAGATACGGCTGCAGGTGGGCATGGTCCCATTCGGCACCGGCGTGCTCGCCCCACTCGTCGTAGTCGGCGTCGAAGCCACGGACCCACATCATCGCGTTCATCGACGTCGAGCCGCCGAGCATCTTGCCGCGCGGCCAGTAGATGCGCCGGCCGGCCAGACCTTGCTGCGGCTCGGTCAGGTAGTCCCAATCCAGCGGCCCCCGCATCAGCCGGGAGAATCCGGCCGGGATGTGAACGAACGCATCCTTGTCACGCGGTCCGGCCTCCAGCACGACGACTCGCACCGACGGATCGGCACTGAGTCGATGGGCCAGAACAGCTCCGGCCGCTCCGGTTCCGACGATGACGTAATCGGCGTCCACGGGCGGAGTCTAGAGCGAGCCGGCGAGCTCGATGTGACAGGCACTGCGAATGTCGGCATACCGTTGCGGGCTGCAGGTCAAGATGATGACCTGACCGTCGTGGGCCACCGCGTCGAACACCTCGGCCATCTTGGCCAACCGGTCCGGGTCGGTGAACCCCAGCGCGTCGTCGATGACGACGGGAACGCTGTCCTGGGTGGCGACCATCGATGCCCCGGCAAGCCGGGCCACGATGCCCAGTTGCTCCTTGGCTCCGCCCGAGAGCGACTCGTAGGGCACCGTGCGCCCAGACAGGGTGCGTGCCCCGATCCTCAGATCACTGTCGACATCGACCTCGAAGCTCTCCCCGAAGACCAGCCGGCCCAAACGTTCCACCTCGCCGCGGTACGGGTCGACGTAGCGCATCCGCGTCGCGTCGCGGTGGCGGCTCATCACCGTCTTGAGCAGCTGCGCCGCGCGGGCGCGGCGGTGCACCCGCTGGTACTCGCTTTCGGCGTGCTGACGCTCACCTTCTGCAGCGTCGAGGGCACTACGGCGTCCCTCGGACCCGTACACCTTCAGCGCCGCCGCCACCTCCCGCAGCGCTTCGGCGGTTTCACTGTGCCGGCCCGACGCGGCGGTGTGGGCACGCTGCGCCCGTTCCAGTTCGGTGGCCACCGCGTCGGGCTGGTGACCGGCCAACTCGTCGCGCAACCGGGCCGCTGCCTGACTGGCGGCCTGGGCGGCCAGAGCGTCGGCGTCGGCCTTGATCGCGAGATCCTCGTCGTTGGTCTCGGCCCGCTGGGCAGCCAGCCGTTGCTCGGCGACGGCCAGTTCGTCGCGCGCCGATTGCAGCTTCTCCTTCGCACGCGCGGCCCGCAGCGCCCGCTCGGAGACCAGCTTGGCGGTCTCGGCAGCGACCTTGCGTTGCGTCTCGCACTTCGCGCGCGCCTGCTGGTGGGCCGCAACCTCGGCGGCCAGTTGCGCCCGCAGTTGGGCCGGCGGCACCGCTTCAGCTGGCATCGCGGAGTCGCCGGCGGCCAGCCGGGTGCGCAGCTCGGCAACCTGACCGCGCACCAGTTCGGCGTCGCCTTCGGCGGTGAGCGCCTGCAGGATCGCGGTGTGCTCCTTGACCGTGGCCAGTAGTTCGGCGCGGCGCTGCTGCAGGGCTCGTGCTTGGTCGACATCGGCGGCGCCGGCACGCTCGAGCGCTTCCTGCAGCACCG from Mycobacterium sp. SMC-4 includes:
- a CDS encoding alpha/beta hydrolase, with product MTMTARRRRLHRRLAALPGVRAVRRPVRDGGDEHFDVYYVRVGGRSAHPLVVIPGGPGAASVALYRAFRRRAAAAGLDVIMVEHRGVGLSRHDDAGADLVPEALTVDAVLGDIAAVLDDAGVGRAIVYGASYGSYLAAGLGVRHPNRIHAMVLDSPLLCAGDIDDVRAQIRRVLWDGASPGTAELAATIRALVADARLVPRDVGLVTELFGAAGPDVLQRQLDLLAAGHRRLWSTVERGTRLLLERKTLYHHEPDLVERIAYRELNYGAQPDGLPLDPAVVLRETASGDIEFEAEPVDLRAAMPAFGWPTAVLSGGLDLTTPPQVAHRVAGLIPDSVLVELPTAGHSILDTREPAALQVCLAAAADSLHQLAVRGHELDALPANTTVRLLVGAVTVAVRVESMLP
- a CDS encoding acyl-CoA dehydrogenase family protein, encoding MTSVHETISSELPGSAAFTALLAQIKAGARDRDLNDENPFEQVAALKRAGFGTLRLPADLGGAGLSVRQLFATIIDVARADPIVAHIFRTHFWFVEERLRTADDPVSRGWLSKVAGGSLFGNAFSEKGAHAVGSLVFNTRLLPAEGGGYRLTGEKFYSTGTLFSDYLTVTATTDHDSVATVIVPADRDGVWIIDDWDGFGQRRTGTGTTTFTDVVVTSEEVLSDIPYDADPVPTVQYASLQLFIHAVVAGILESVVDDGVALLRSRERNFSHAAAERPTDDPLLQRQLGELASVAYVARAAVLDAAAAIEAANASQRAGVPDAELAAAAQLKVAKVKVHLDDIAPTAASRLLELGGASAASRTLNLDRHWRNIRTITLHNPVGYKARVIGQNLLHGTEIPANAYF
- a CDS encoding GMC family oxidoreductase, whose product is MDADYVIVGTGAAGAVLAHRLSADPSVRVVVLEAGPRDKDAFVHIPAGFSRLMRGPLDWDYLTEPQQGLAGRRIYWPRGKMLGGSTSMNAMMWVRGFDADYDEWGEHAGAEWDHAHLQPYLHRIESGPLVISPQRSPRAATAAWLTAAEQCGHRVEEPNQGQPQGFCQTRVTQRRGSRFSCADAYLKPIRKRKNLTVLTEATATRVVIAGNRAIGVEFDGKSGRTVVTARREVVLCAGAINTPQLLMLSGIGDHDRLARLGIVTVAHSPEVGTNLLDHLVVPLGFDIPYGSLTDAQKPLELVNYLVRRRGMLTSNVGEAYGFVKSRPDLDLPDLELIFAPAPYFDEGIGDPYVGHAVVMGPILLKPRSHGTIALRSSDPHDKPAIDPRYLTDDAGADRAALMAGLRMCADIARAPALKDIVGRIARPLDASILDDDTLGRALESLSHTLYHPVGTCRMGRDDASVVDPQLRVRGVTALRVADASVMPTIIRGHTQAPSMLIGEKAADLITS